In a single window of the Coffea eugenioides isolate CCC68of chromosome 3, Ceug_1.0, whole genome shotgun sequence genome:
- the LOC113766439 gene encoding uncharacterized protein LOC113766439 — protein sequence MEFTEYAVVWWDQIKKSRRRNGLPELVPWPELRAMMRTRFVPGHYTRDLYHRLQTLVQGNRSVDEYHKEMEILMLRADVQEDPEATMARFLSGLRPDIAERVELQHYMELHELVDKAIKVEQRLKRRGTTRSNFGNTTYSTNRPFQSRNDSRPSPNAHTPKPRFEGGRGHIASQCPNQRTMIMMQNDEIVSEDETEYEGMPPLEGGSDGESPNEEEFSAPEGHFRTALVARRALTARVKEDELQRENIFYTRCFVNQALCSVIIDSGSCTNVASSLMVDNLKLPTRDHPRPYKLQWLNNSGEVRVTKQALISFQIHKYTDEVLCDVVPMQASHIILGRPWQFDRQEYADIFPDDVPSGLPPLRGIEHQIDFVPGASLPNRPAYKSNPEETKELQRQVDDLLGKGWARENLSPCAVPVILVPKKDGTWRMCTDCRAVNAITVKYRHPIPRLDDMLDELHGAVFFTKIDLKSGYHQIRIKEGDEWKTAFKTKYGLYE from the exons ATGGAATTTACTGAGTACGCTgtggtttggtgggaccaaatcAAGAAGTCTAGAAGGAGAAATGGTCTACCTGAGCTCGTTCCATGGCCCGAGCTTCGAGCCATGATGCGCACCCGCTTTGTACCTGGACATTACACTAGGGATTTGTACCACCGATTACAAACCTTAGTTCAGGGCAACCGGAGTGTGGATGAGTAccacaaggagatggagatcctAATGCTTAGAGCGGATGTACAGGAGGATCCTGAAGCCACCATGGCGAGATTCTTGAGCGGGTTACGACCCGATATTGCTGAACGAGTGGAACTTCAACATTATATGGAGTTGCATGAGCTTGTAGACAAGGCTATTAAGGtcgagcaaaggctcaagaggaggggtaccaCTCGATCGAATTTCGGCAATACCACCTACTCTACCAACCGCCCATTCCAATCAAGAAATGATTCTCGGCCTTCACCAAATGCTCATACTCCAAAGCCGAGATTCGAGGGAG GTAGAGGCCATATTGCTAGTCAATGTCCCAATCAAAGGACTATGATTATGATGCAAAATGACGAGATCGTGAGTGAGGATGAAACCGAGTACGAAGGCATGCCACCCCTTGAAGGAGGTAGTGATGGTGAGTCACCAAATGAAGAGGAGTTTAGTGCACCCGAGGGTCACTTTAGGACCGCCTTGGTTGCAAGGAGAGCATTGACGGCACGTGTTAAGGAGGACGAGCTTCAACGGGAGAACATTTTCTACACTAGGTGCTTCGTTAATCAAGCACTTTGTAGTGTGATTATTGATAGTGGGAGCTGTACAAATGTGGCTAGTTCACTCATGGTGGACAACTTGAAGCTGCCTACGAGGGATCACCCGCGACCCTACAAACTCCAATGGCTCAACAATTCTGGGGAGGTTCGAGTAACCAAACAGGCTCTTATATCCTTTCAAATTCATAAATATACTGATGAAGTATTATGTGATGTAGTTCCTATGCAGGCTAGTCACATTATACTAGGTAGGCCATGGCAGTTTGACAGGCAG gaatatgCTGATATCTTTCCTGATGACGTACCAAGTGGATTACCACCGCTTAGAGGCATTGAGCACCAAATAGACTTCGTCCCTGGAGCGTCGTTGCCAAATCGCCCAGCTTACAAGAGCAACCCGGAGGAAACTAAGGAGCTGCAAAGGCAAGTGGACGACTTGCTTGGCAAAGGATGGGCACGTGAGAACTTAAGCCCGTGCGCTGTCCCAGTCATTTTGGTGCCCAAGAAAGATGGTACGTGGAGAATGTGCACTGATTGTAGAGCCGTAAAtgccatcacggtaaagtaTCGCCACCCTATACCTCGcttagatgacatgcttgatgagttGCATGGGGCTGTGTTCTTTACCAAAATTGATCTCAAAAGTGGGTACCATCAAATTAGGATAAAGGAGGGGgacgaatggaaaactgccTTCAAAACTAAGTATGGATTGTATGAGTAg